Proteins encoded together in one Lathyrus oleraceus cultivar Zhongwan6 chromosome 5, CAAS_Psat_ZW6_1.0, whole genome shotgun sequence window:
- the LOC127083853 gene encoding ARF guanine-nucleotide exchange factor GNOM: protein MGHLKMQMPAGLDGVEDQSEQCGAGYPNKTTIACMINAEIGSVLAVMRRNVRWGVHYMSDDDQSEHFLVQSLKTLRRQIFSWQKQWHSINPALYLQPFLDVIQSDETGAPITGVALSSVYKILTLDVIDQNTVNVVDTMDLVVDAVTSCRFEVTDPGSEEVVLMKILQVLLACVKSKASVILSNQHICTIVNTCFRIVHQAGSKGELLQRIARYTMHELVRCIFSHLQKIDIAENLSINGTTTSEQETCELNNEQVSASRQFENGSLNSAYDGQPSSTSLASSTAYIGTETVMAENSATASSDKESDLQELQLMTEPYGVPCMVEIFHFLCSLLNVVEHMGMNPRSNTLTFDEDVPLFALTLINSAIELGGPSFRHHPRLLSLIQDEVFHILMQFGLSMSPLVLSLVCSIVLNLYHHLRTELKLQLEAFFSCIILRLAQSKYGASYQQQEVLMEALVDLCRQKTFMVEMFINFDCDITCSNVFEDIANLLSKSAFPVNNPLSSMHILALDGLIAVMQGMADRIGNGFVSSEHSPVNLEEYIPFWLEQCENFSDPNDWVPFIRRRKYFKRRLMTGADHFNRDAKKGLEFLQGTHLLPDKLDPQSVACFLRFTAGLDKNVIGDFLGNHDELCVQVLPEFARTFDFQDLTLDTALRIFLETFRLPGESQKIHRVLEAFSERYYEQSPDILANKDAALVLSYSIIMLNTDQHNVQVKKKMTEADFIRNNRHINGGNDLPREFLSEIYHSICKNEIRTTPESGFGSPGLSPSRWISLIHKSKTTAPYIISDCQAYLDYDMFVILSGPTIAAVSVVFDNAENEEVYQTCMDGFLAIAKISAYYHLENVLDDLIVCLCKFFTILDPLSVEESVLAFGDDTKARMVTETVFTIATRYGDYIRTGWRNILDCILRLHKLGLLPTQLASDAVDESEISTKTVHGKLNLHSLSSTRLQYISTPKKSSGLLSRFSQLLSLATDEPRAIPTEEQLAAHQQAVQTIQKCHIDNIFSESKFLQAESLLQLVRSLINAGAQSQKGNKRSQNEDTAVFCLELLVTITLNNRDRIGLIWKGVYEHISNIVRSTVMPCALVEKAVFGLLRICHRLLPYKEDMADELLKSLQLILKLDALVADAYYEQITREVSRLVKANASRIRSHLGWRTITSLLSVTARHLEASGIGFDTLSYIMSDGTRLLPANYILCIDAARQFAESRVGLVDRSILSLDLMADSFNCLQKWTSDAKEAAKEEEMEKMLQDIGEMWLRLVQGLRKVCLDQREEVRNHALLSLQKCMTEVVETHHPCDLWLQCFDQVIFTLLNDLLDISQTRSQKDYTDIEETLVLALKLLFKVFLQLLQELSQLEVFCKLWVDVLTHAEKYAKVKIGGRRSEKLQLLVPELLKNAMVVMKSEGILVDRTGLGDNSLWELTWLHTKNIAPSLQSEVFQEHDSEQLLQQKQIEAVEDMENDAYVFVPSNETLAQDGSGIG from the exons ATGGGACATTTAAAGATGCAAATGCCAGCGGGTCTCGATGGAGTAGAGGATCAATCGGAGCAATGTGGTGCTGGATATCCTAACAAAACTACTATAGCATGCATGATCAATGCAGAAATTGGTTCTGTTTTGGCGGTAATGCGAAGAAATGTTAGATGGGGAGTTCATTATATGTCGGATGATGACCAGTCGGAGCACTTCCTCGTTCAGTCTTTGAAGACACTGAGAAGACAGATTTTTTCATGGCAGAAGCAATGGCATTCCATCAACCCTGCGTTATATCTCCAACCTTTTCTCGATGTGATTCAATCAGATGAAACTGGCGCACCGATTACTGGTGTTGCTCTGTCGTCGGTGTACAAGATCTTAACTCTGGATGTGATTGATCAAAATACAGTCAATGTTGTTGATACCATGGACTTGGTGGTTGATGCTGTCACAAGTTGTAGATTTGAGGTGACGGATCCTGGATCAGAAGAAGTGGTATTGATGAAGATTTTACAAGTTCTTCTGGCTTGTGTGAAAAGTAAAGCATCTGTAATACTTAGTAACCAACACATTTGCACTATAGTGAATACTTGCTTCCGTATAGTTCATCAAGCAGGAAGCAAAGGTGAGCTGTTGCAGCGGATAGCTCGATATACAATGCATGAACTTGTTAGGTGTATATTCTCCCACCTTCAAAAGATTGACATTGCAGAGAATTTATCTATAAATGGGACCACCACTTCAGAACAAGAG ACCTGTGAGCTAAATAATGAGCAAGTTTCAGCAAGCAGACAATTCGAAAATGGGAGCCTGAACTCTGCATATGATGGTCAACCATCGTCCACGAGCCTTGCTTCTAGTACTGCATATATTGGTACAGAAACTGTAATGGCCGAAAACAGTGCTACTGCTAGCAGTGACAAGGAGAGTGATCTACAAGAATTGCAGCTCATGACTGAACCATATGGAGTTCCCTGTATGGTTGAGATATTTCATTTCTTGTGCTCTTTGTTGAATGTTGTTGAGCATATGGGAATGAATCCTAGATCAAATACACTAACATTTGATGAAGATGTGCCTCTTTTTGCCTTAACTTTGATTAATTCAGCCATTGAGTTGGGAGGGCCTTCCTTTCGCCATCACCCTAGATTGCTGAGTTTAATTCAAGATGAAGTATTCCATATTCTCATGCAATTCGGTTTGTCTATGAGTCCTCTTGTACTTTCATTGGTATGTAGCATTGTTCTCAATTTGTATCACCATCTTCGGACAGAACTGAAATTACAGCTAGAAGCATTTTTTTCTTGTATAATTTTGAGGCTTGCACAAAGCAAATACGGGGCTTCATATCAGCAACAGGAGGTTTTGATGGAGGCACTTGTTGATTTGTGCAGACAAAAGACATTCATGGTGGAGATGTTTATTAACTTTGATTGTGACATTACTTGCAGTAATGTCTTTGAAGATATTGCTAATTTGTTGTCCAAGAGTGCTTTTCCAGTAAATAACCCATTATCTTCCATGCATATTCTTGCTTTGGATGGTCTAATTGCTGTAATGCAGGGAATGGCAGATAGGATAGGTAACGGATTTGTCAGTTCAGAACATTCTCCAGTGAATTTAGAAGAATACATTCCATTCTGGCTGGAGCAGTGTGAAAATTTTAGTGATCCAAATGATTGGGTTCCTTTTATCCGCCGAAGAAAGTACTTCAAGAGAAGATTGATGACTGGAGCTGATCACTTCAATCGTGATGCTAAAAAAGGCCTTGAGTTTCTCCAAGGAACACATCTTTTGCCTGACAAACTTGATCCTCAAAGTGTTGCCTGTTTTCTTAGATTCACCGCTGGGTTAGATAAAAACGTCATTGGTGATTTCTTAGGAAACCATGATGAATTATGTGTTCAGGTTCTTCCTGAATTTGCTAGAACATTTGATTTTCAAGATCTAACCTTAGACACAGCCCTGCGAATATTTTTGGAGACTTTTAGGCTGCCCGGAGAATCACAGAAGATACATAGGGTGCTTGAAGCATTTTCTGAGAGATATTATGAACAGTCACCAGATATCCTAGCTAACAAGGATGCTGCACTCGTGTTGTCATACTCCATTATAATGCTTAATACAGATCAGCACAATGTGCAGGTAAAAAAGAAGATGACGGAAGCAGATTTTATCAGGAATAATAGGCATATAAATGGCGGCAACGATCTACCTCGAGAATTTCTGTCTGAGATTTACCATTCAATTTGTAAAAATGAAATCCGCACAACACCTGAATCAGGCTTTGGATCTCCTGGTTTGAGCCCAAGTCGGTGGATTTCTCTAATACACAAGTCAAAAACAACTGCTCCATACATCATATCTGATTGCCAAGCATACCTGGATTATGATATGTTTGTTATATTGTCAGGCCCAACAATCGCTGCTGTTTCTGTGGTATTTGATAATGCTGAAAACGAAGAGGTATACCAAACATGTATGGATGGATTCTTAGCTATTGCAAAGATATCGGCTTACTATCATCTTGAAAATGTTCTTGATGATCTGATCGTGTGCCTCTGCAAGTTCTTCACCATTTTGGATCCATTATCGGTTGAGGAATCTGTCCTAGCCTTTGGAGATGACACAAAAGCACGAATGGTAACTGAAACAGTTTTCACTATTGCAACTAGGTATGGTGATTACATCCGCACCGGTTGGAGGAATATTCTTGATTGCATCTTAAGATTGCACAAGTTAGGTCTTCTACCTACTCAGTTGGCCAGTGATGCAGTTGACGAGTCAGAGATTTCTACAAAAACTGTACATGGGAAACTTAATTTACATTCTTTATCATCAACTCGTCTTCAATATATTAGCACTCCAAAGAAATCCTCAGGGTTATTGAGCAGGTTTAGTCAACTATTATCTCTTGCCACTGATGAGCCAAGAGCAATACCAACCGAAGAACAACTAGCCGCCCATCAGCAAGCTGTACAAACAATTCAAAAATGTCACATCGACAACATATTCAGTGAAAGTAAATTCCTGCAGGCTGAATCCTTATTGCAGCTGGTAAGATCACTCATCAATGCTGGAGCTCAGTCTCAGAAGGGGAACAAAAGATCTCAGAATGAAGACACTGCAGTTTTCTGCCTGGAATTACTGGTAACAATCACTCTGAATAACAGGGATAGGATTGGGCTTATATGGAAAGGTGTTTATGAGCACATATCTAATATAGTTAGATCAACCGTGATGCCATGTGCACTGGTAGAAAAGGCTGTTTTCGGACTTCTAAGGATTTGTCATCGCTTACTTCCCTATAAAGAGGACATGGCCGACGAACTTTTGAAGTCCCTGCAACTTATCTTGAAGCTTGATGCACTAGTTGCAGATGCATACTATGAGCAGATTACCCGGGAAGTCAGCCGACTTGTTAAGGCAAATGCGTCTCGCATTAGATCTCATTTAGGATGGCGGACAATTACGTCACTACTTTCTGTCACTGCTAGACACTTGGAGGCATCCGGGATTGGATTTGATACGCTGTCATATATTATGTCTGATGGAACTCGCTTGCTCCCTGCTAATTATATTCTCTGCATAGATGCTGCGAGGCAGTTTGCCGAGTCTCGTGTAGGACTGGTGGATCGGTCCATTCTTTCACTAGATCTTATGGCAGATTCTTTCAACTGTTTACAAAAGTGGACTAGCGATGCAAAGGAAGCGGCAAAAGAAGAGGAAATGGAAAAGATGTTGCAGGATATTGGGGAAATGTGGTTGAGGTTAGTACAAGGACTAAGGAAAGTATGTTTGGATCAAAGAGAGGAGGTTAGAAATCATGCGCTGCTATCTTTGCAGAAGTGTATGACAGAAGTTGTCGAAACTCACCACCCATGTGATTTATGGTTACAGTGTTTCGACCAAGTGATCTTCACCTTGCTGAACGACCTGCTTGATATTTCTCAGACACGCTCTCAAAAGGACTACACGGACATTGAAGAAACTCTCGTTCTTGCCTTGAAGCTATTATTTAAAGTTTTCCTCCAATTACTCCAAGAACTATCGCAGCTTGAAGTTTTCTGCAAACTATGGGTCGACGTTCTAACGCATGCAGAAAAATACGCGAAGGTGAAAATAGGAGGAAGGAGAAGCGAGAAGCTTCAATTGCTTGTTCCCGAGCTTCTGAAGAACGCGATGGTTGTTATGAAATCAGAAGGCATACTAGTGGATAGAACTGGTTTAGGGGACAATAGTTTGTGGGAACTGACATGGCTACATACGAAGAATATAGCTCCCTCATTACAGTCTGAGGTGTTCCAAGAACATGATTCAGAACAGTTGCTGCAGCAAAAGCAGATTGAAGCAGTTGAAGATATGGAAAACGATGCATACGTTTTTGTTCCCTCAAACGAAACACTTGCCCAAGATGGTTCCGGTATTGGTTAA